In Deinococcus aquiradiocola, the genomic stretch CTGTGAGGGCATGGTCGCTTACCTGCACAGTCATCTTGAAGCTGACTTGACCCTGTGCCTCGGTACTCAATTCGTATGTTCTCGGCCCGCGCTTCTGCCACAGCGCCTCAGCGGCCGTCAGCCGTCTCTGGACATCTGCGAGGTTCATGGTGGGTGAGGAACCACAGGACGAAGGCGCCGCGCCACTTCCGCCCGCCTGAGCCACCGGCAATAGCATCAGAAGCGCCAGCACGGCCAGTCGCCGCATCAGAAGAGCCGGTACCGTGCCCGCGCAAGCTCGAAGCCGTGCCCGGAGCGGTTGGTGCAGCGCACCCCGGCGGTGCTGGACCGGCAGGTGAGGTTCCCCTTTCGCCACACGACGCCGTAGGGCAGCACCGGCGCGGAGGGGTCCAGCACCGTGTCTCCGTGACACACGAAGTACGGGCGGCCAGACGCGCGCAGCCCCAGCGAGTCGCCCCAGTCGAGCGGGCAGTCTGCCGGACGCGGGGCCTTGAAGGTGGCCCCCAGCACGTCGCAGCGGATGGAGGCCGGGCCGGAGGTGGCGTCGTACTGGCAGGCCAGCCGCCCGGACGGCAACCGGAAGCCGGTCACGGTGTCCTGGGCCGAGGCCAGTCCGAAACCGAGCGCCAGGAGGGCGATAAGCCGGTTCATCCGAGTTCGGCCAGGAAGCCGCGCAGGTCGGTCAGGAAGTCCTCGGGGCGTTCCAGCTGCGGCATGTGCCCGGTGCCCGGGTAGACCCTGAGTGTGGCGCCCGGAAGGCCTGCCGCGAGGCGCTGGGCGTTCGGCAGCGGGATCAGGTCGTCGGCGTCGCCGTGCAGCACCAGGGTCGGCACCTGTATGGAGGCCAGCCCCGCCGTAGCGTCGTGCGCGCGTACGGCGCGGAACTGGCGTTTGTAGCTGTCGGTGCTCATGGGGTGCTGACGGGCGTGGCGTTCCGCGAGGTCGAGCGCCTCCGGGTGCGCGTCGGTAAAGCCTGGAGCGGTCATGAGGGTCATGGCCTGCCGTGCCCGCTCGCCCGCTTCCAGTTCGGCGGGCAGGAACAGGGCGGCGCGGCCCCGCTCGGTGGCGGGGGTGCTGTCCGGGCCGCCCGGCGTGGTGGACACCAGCGCCAGTGCCCGCACGAGATCCGGGTGACGCAGGGCGAGGTGTTGCGCCACCATGCCGCCCATGCTGAGGCCCACCACGGCAGCGGGCGCGGCGTGCAGGGCCGTCAGCAGGGCGGCCGCGTCGTCGGCGAGGTCAGCGACGGTGTAAGGGTCCTCTGTGGGGTCGGAGTCTCCGGTGTCGCGGTGGTCCAGCACGATCACGCGGGAGCGGCCTGACAGGGCGGCGGCCACCTCGGTCCAGCCGAGGCGCGAACCGCCCATCCACGGGAGCAGCAGCACGGCGGGCGCCGAGGGCGGGCCGGA encodes the following:
- a CDS encoding alpha/beta hydrolase encodes the protein MQTVSIGARRLAYDESGPPSAPAVLLLPWMGGSRLGWTEVAAALSGRSRVIVLDHRDTGDSDPTEDPYTVADLADDAAALLTALHAAPAAVVGLSMGGMVAQHLALRHPDLVRALALVSTTPGGPDSTPATERGRAALFLPAELEAGERARQAMTLMTAPGFTDAHPEALDLAERHARQHPMSTDSYKRQFRAVRAHDATAGLASIQVPTLVLHGDADDLIPLPNAQRLAAGLPGATLRVYPGTGHMPQLERPEDFLTDLRGFLAELG
- a CDS encoding DUF6636 domain-containing protein — encoded protein: MNRLIALLALGFGLASAQDTVTGFRLPSGRLACQYDATSGPASIRCDVLGATFKAPRPADCPLDWGDSLGLRASGRPYFVCHGDTVLDPSAPVLPYGVVWRKGNLTCRSSTAGVRCTNRSGHGFELARARYRLF